A DNA window from Paralichthys olivaceus isolate ysfri-2021 chromosome 11, ASM2471397v2, whole genome shotgun sequence contains the following coding sequences:
- the acad8 gene encoding isobutyryl-CoA dehydrogenase, mitochondrial: MAAVGPLSRLFRLSSSICRRNQRLLPSRSSLSRGIATCVDPAHGLTEEQREFQKVAFDFAANEMAPHMAEWDQKEIFPVETMRKAAQLGFGGIYVQPDVGGSGLSRLDTSVIFEALSTGCVSTTAYISIHNMCAWMIDTFGNNEQREKFCPDLCSMEKFASYCLTEPGSGSDAASLLTSAQRKGDHYILNGSKAFISGGGDTDVYVVICRTGGKGPKGISCVVVEKGTPGLNFGKKEKKVGWNSQPTRAVIFEDCAVPVSNRLGAEGQGFNIAMKGLNGGRINIASCSLGAAHACVQLARDHLLVRKQFGETLSNNQFLQFKLAEMATKLVASRLLVREAATALQESRSDAVSLCSMAKLFATDECFNICNQALQMFGGYGYLKDYAVQQFVRDIRVHQILEGTNEVMRMIISRNLLTES; the protein is encoded by the exons ATGGCGGCTGTAGGACCTTTATCCAGGTTGTTCAGACTGAGCTCCAGCATCTGCAGGAGGAACCAGAGGTTATTACCCAGCAGGAGCTCACTCAGCCGGGGGATCGCTACATGTGTTGACC CTGCTCACGGActcacagaggaacagagggagTTCCAGAAAGTGGCCTTTGACTTTGCAGCCAATGAAATGGCTCCGCACATGGCAGAGTGGGACCAGAAG GAAATCTTCCCAGTAGAAACGATGAGAAAAGCAGCACAGCTGGGGTTTGGGGGGATCTACGTTCAGCCAGATGTTGGAGGATCAGGTCTTTCTCGCCTGGACACGTCAGTCATCTTCGAGGCTTTATCCACAGGATGCGTCAGCACCACAGCGTACATCAGCATCCACAA CATGTGCGCCTGGATGATTGACACTTTTGGCAACaacgagcagagagagaagttcTGTCCTGATCTCTGCTCAATGGAAAAGTTTGCTTCCTATTGTCTCACTGAACCAG GCAGCGGCAGTGATGCTGCTTCACTTCTGACCTCTGCTCAGCGGAAAGGTGACCACTACATCTTGAACGGCTCCAAG GCTTTCATCAGCggaggaggagacacagacGTTTATGTTGTGATATGCAGAACCGGAGGTAAAGGACCTAAAGGCATCTCATGTGTGGTGGTAGAGAAGGGAACTCCAGGCCTCAACtttggcaaaaaagaaaaaaag GTGGGCTGGAACTCTCAGCCGACCAGAGCGGTGATATTTGAGGACTGTGCTGTTCCAGTGAGCAACCGGCTCGGGGCGGAGGGACAAGGCTTCAACATCGCCATGAAAGGCCTGAACGGAGGCAGGATTAATATCg CCTCCTGTTCTCTGGGGGCGGCTCATGCCTGTGTGCAGCTCGCCAGGGATCACCTGTTGGTACGCAAACAGTTCGGAGAAACACTTTCCAACAACCAG TTTCTTCAGTTCAAACTGGCAGAAATGGCGACCAAGTTGGTTGCGTCTCGCCTCCTGGTGCGCGAAGCTGCCACGGCGCTGCAGGAGAGCCGATCCGATGCCGTTTCTCTCTGCTCCATGGCCAAGCTCTTTGCTACAGACGAGTGCTTTAAT ATCTGTAACCAGGCGCTTCAGATGTTTGGCGGGTACGGTTACCTCAAAGACTACGCAGTGCAGCAGTTTGTCCGTGACATCAGGGTACATCAGATCCTGGAGG GAACAAACgaggtgatgaggatgattaTTTCTCGAAACCTTCTGACAGAGTCGTGA